A segment of the Leclercia adecarboxylata genome:
CGACGGCACCTGAGTGAACACCGGACGCTGCGCTTCCGGCAGCGACAGCGCCCAGTTGCTGGTGCGGATCACATGCCCGGTCGGGCGTTCATAAAGCATCGCGTCGTCGACATACATCAGGCCGTGAATGGCATGTTCATCGAGCAGATCAATCAGTTGCAGCGCCTGGGTAACCGGCAGCGGATCGGCCTGCAGAACCTTTTTTGCTTTATAATCATACAAATAGGTTCCGTTACAGCAAATTGCAGGTGTATCTAACGCCAGCGCCTGATAAAAAGGATGAATCGCAACATGATGACGACCCGTCACGATGAGGAGCTGGTATCCCGCCTCCTGGGCACGCTTCAGGGCGTCGAGGGAAGAGGGGAGCAGGGTTTTTTGCGGGGTTAACAGCGTACCGTCTAAATCCAGTGCAATCACACGCGAGGTCATTTGATATTCCGGGTTAATGTTGAAATGGCAGAATGAGCAGATGGTACACCGCGTGACTAAGGCTGCAAAATTCCTGGTTAAAATTCAGCATTCACCGTTAAAAAAGACTATCCTGGTACATTACTTTTACGCGCAGTGAGGAAAGGAGCATTCATGAAACAAACCGTTTATACCGCCAGTCCTGAAAGCCAGCAGATCCATGTCTGGCGTCTGAATCCCGAAGGTACGCTCACCCTGGTTCAGGTCGTCGATGTTCCCGGCCAGGTTCAGCCGATGGCGATCAGCCCGGATAAACGTTTCCTGTATGTGGGCGTGCGCCCGGAGTTCCGTGTGCTGGCGTACCGTATCTCTCCTGAAGATGGCGCGCTGACCTTTACGGCCGAAGCTGCGCTGCCGGGGAGCCCGACCCATATCTCAACCGATCTGCAGGGGCGCTTTATCTTTAGCGGCTCTTACAACGCCGGTTGCGTCAGCGTTACCCGCCTGGACGACGGCATTCCAACGGAGACCGTTGAGGTGGTTGAAGGGCTGGAAGGTTGTCACTCGGCCAACATCTCCCCGGATAACCGCACCCTGTGGGTACCGGCGCTGAAACAGGATCGTATCTGCCTGTTTACCCTTGGCGACGACGGCAAGCTGGCCGCGCAAACGCCAGCAGAAGTGACCACCGTTGAAGGCGCAGGCCCGCGTCATATGGCCTTCCATCCGAACCAGCAGTACGCCTATGTGGTGAATGAGCTGAACTGCTCGGTGGACGTCTGGGCCCTGCGCGATCCGCACGGCAACATCGAGTGCGTGCAGACCCTGGACATGATGCCGGCGGACTTCACCGATACGCGCTGGGGGGCGGATATCCACATCACCCCTGATGGACGCCACCTCTATACCTGCGATCGTACGTCAAGCCTGATCACCATTTTCAGCATCTCTGAAGATGGCAGCGTGCTGGCCATCGAAGGCTTCCAGCCGACCGAGACCCAGCCGCGCGGCTTTAACGTCGATCATAGCGGTAAGTTCCTGATTGCAGCGGGGCAAAAATCGCACCATATCGCGCTGTATGAGATTCAGGGCGAGCAGGGGCTGCTGGAAGAGAAGGGGCGTTACGCTGTCGGCCAGGGGCCAATGTGGGTGGTGGTTAACGCGCACTAAGGCGGACGATAAAAAAAACCTCGCACATGCGAGGTTTTTTTATGCCCGGTGGTAGCCGGGTGAGCACATCGGAAACACCAACCTCAATATAGTAATCCCGGCCTGGCACTATGTAAAATTAACCCACGGCAAAAGAATGGGATGAGCCGCTGAGTTAATAATTATCATACTGAAAAATAATAATATTTTTCTTTATCTGAATAAATTCTTAATCTGTTTGAAACTGTTTTTATATACAGTTATCAGAGATTACAATGTTGCCGTTGGTTCGATGTGAGCAGTTCCGCAAATCAGGTTTCTTTTAAGTCCTGGCTGGCGGGTGGTGCCGTCAGTGCCTTAACTGTGGAGCACATCGGTAACACCAACGCCCACTGGTGACAGGCAGCGGAAAGGTAAGTCAGTGGAAGTGCTCCTGACCAAAGGAGTGGCGTATGAGCAGTATGGGATGGGTAATTCTGTTCCTGCAACTCATGGTTGCAGTATTGCAACTGCTGGATGCGTATCTTAAGACCGGTGCCTGACGTGCCCAGCCGCAGCATTAAGGGGGAGTTACTCCCCCTTTTTGCTAATCAGATTACTGCTTCGGTTCCGCTACCACTTTGCTGCCCACGCCGCGGTTGTTGTATTCCCACATGCGGTTGAAGTTAGCGTCGTTGAGGTTACGCTGCACGTTGCCTTTCTCATCCACCGCACCGGTATTACCCGCATACGGACGCTGAGAGATCGCCGCGTTGCCCCACGGTTTTGCCATGTTAAAGCCTTCGTTGATCACGCTGTCGCGGATCACCACCTGGCCGTTGGAGGCAGAATCGACGTCCAGCGAGCGGCCCAGCTGTGCCACACCGTCACCCATCGCGGTAAAGCGGCTGTTCACTGCCAGGAAGCCGTAGAACATGTTCGACAGGGTGGCCGGGGCGAAGACATAGCCTTCCTGCTGGGTACGGGTATTCATCACCCGGAAATCGGTGTTATCAAACACCACGGCACCGCGACCAGAGACAATATCCACATCCCCTTCAATGTAGCTGTTAGTGACCAGCGTACGGGTTATGCGGTTGTTCTTCAGGGTGTTATCAACGCCGCTGTTGGTAACGAAGAAGGTATTCTGACGACCCAGAATATTTACCTTGTCGATCTGCACCTGGTCGCCATCGCTGCGCAGGGCAACCGCCTGGTGATTACCGGCATCGACGCTGTCGCCGAGATTGTTTTCAATTGTCAGGTTCTGCAGCTGCAGGCCGGTGTTCTGCGACCAGAAGACGGCGGAACACATTACCCCGACGGTGGCACTGTGCTTGCTCTGGCAACGGTCAAACATGTACCAGGCCGGTTTGCCAGGCATGTATTTACCGCCCGGATTGACCAGACGACGCCAGGTCGCGGTATCCATCTCCGAGTCGATCGCCAGACCAATTTTCACATCAATCGGTTTTTCACCCGTACCGTACAGGGTCACGCTACCCGGCGCGGCAGGCACATACACGGTGCCTTCGTACTCGCCTGGTAAAATGGCAATGTACTGACGGGAGCTGCTGTGCTTAGCAATGGCTGCATCAACCGCCGCCTGAATGGTGGTATGCGTAACGCCCTGGGTTCCCGCCGGGCCAACCACAAAGTTCGGCTGCGCAGGCAGACGAATGGCGTAAGGACTCCACGGCGCCGCGTTTGGATCCATGGCCGTGAAGTAGCGAGCCTGCTGGAAGTTTTTCGCTTCATCAGTGGAAAGGATCGGGCGGGAAGCCGTGCCTGGTGCGACCTGCTCTGAAGGCAGTTGATCCGGCGGAGTAGAGCTGCACGCGGACAACGTCACGCCAAATGCGAGGGCCAGCGCCAGACGAGAAATCCTGGAAATGTTCAAGGGAAAGCTCCTGCTAAGCATATCAATAGGGGGATAACCGAAATAGCCTGCTTTTTTATACTAAGTTGAGCGAAACGGGAAGATTAAAAGGCAAAAAGTTACTTTTTATTCCCGCGCTTAGCGGGAAAGTTGTCACAAATAAATAACAATTTCGGTAAAGGCGATTGACAGGGCGACGGGAATGAAAATAAATGTCTATACAACTCATGACAAGCGGAAGCCCGATGTTGCAACTTCATCCCGACGACGTTATCTGGCGTAACCTGCGCCTCGCGACTATGGATCCTGGCTACGGCACAGCCTATGGTCTGCTGGAGAACCGGGCCTTAATTGTGCGTGGAGAGACCATCCTGGCGATCGTGCCGGAATCTGACCTGCCGCAGGATCTGCCCAACACCCGCGATTTACAGGGGCGGCTGGTCACGCCGGGCCTGATTGACTGCCACACCCATCTGGTGTTTGGCGGCGACCGCGCCGCCGAGTGGGAGCAGCGGCTGAACGGCGTCTCCTATCAGACCATCAGCGCCCAGGGCGGCGGAATTAATGCCACGGTGAGCGCGACCCGGGACAGCACCCCTGAGCAGCTTGAGCAGCTGGCGCAGCAGCGTTTACAGCGGCTGATGCGCGAAGGCGTTACCACTATCGAAATCAAATCCGGCTACGGCCTGAACGACGAGGCGGAAGAG
Coding sequences within it:
- a CDS encoding pyridoxal phosphatase, which encodes MTSRVIALDLDGTLLTPQKTLLPSSLDALKRAQEAGYQLLIVTGRHHVAIHPFYQALALDTPAICCNGTYLYDYKAKKVLQADPLPVTQALQLIDLLDEHAIHGLMYVDDAMLYERPTGHVIRTSNWALSLPEAQRPVFTQVPSLAQAARDVNAIWKFALTDEDTSKLNAFAKHVEQTLGLECEWSWHDQVDIARKGNSKGKRLAQYVESIGGSMKDVIAFGDNYNDISMLEAAGTGVAMGNADEAVKARANIVIGDNTTDSIAQFIYTHLV
- the pgl gene encoding 6-phosphogluconolactonase, producing MKQTVYTASPESQQIHVWRLNPEGTLTLVQVVDVPGQVQPMAISPDKRFLYVGVRPEFRVLAYRISPEDGALTFTAEAALPGSPTHISTDLQGRFIFSGSYNAGCVSVTRLDDGIPTETVEVVEGLEGCHSANISPDNRTLWVPALKQDRICLFTLGDDGKLAAQTPAEVTTVEGAGPRHMAFHPNQQYAYVVNELNCSVDVWALRDPHGNIECVQTLDMMPADFTDTRWGADIHITPDGRHLYTCDRTSSLITIFSISEDGSVLAIEGFQPTETQPRGFNVDHSGKFLIAAGQKSHHIALYEIQGEQGLLEEKGRYAVGQGPMWVVVNAH
- the tisB gene encoding type I toxin-antitoxin system toxin TisB, encoding MSSMGWVILFLQLMVAVLQLLDAYLKTGA
- a CDS encoding putative acyl-CoA thioester hydrolase — translated: MNISRISRLALALAFGVTLSACSSTPPDQLPSEQVAPGTASRPILSTDEAKNFQQARYFTAMDPNAAPWSPYAIRLPAQPNFVVGPAGTQGVTHTTIQAAVDAAIAKHSSSRQYIAILPGEYEGTVYVPAAPGSVTLYGTGEKPIDVKIGLAIDSEMDTATWRRLVNPGGKYMPGKPAWYMFDRCQSKHSATVGVMCSAVFWSQNTGLQLQNLTIENNLGDSVDAGNHQAVALRSDGDQVQIDKVNILGRQNTFFVTNSGVDNTLKNNRITRTLVTNSYIEGDVDIVSGRGAVVFDNTDFRVMNTRTQQEGYVFAPATLSNMFYGFLAVNSRFTAMGDGVAQLGRSLDVDSASNGQVVIRDSVINEGFNMAKPWGNAAISQRPYAGNTGAVDEKGNVQRNLNDANFNRMWEYNNRGVGSKVVAEPKQ